AGATCACTGACGGCATCGAACTCATTGCCTGGGCCGTTAGAAAACTTTACTCGTGACTCACCTCCCAGTCGTTTAGCTAGAGCATCGGCTGCAGAGTCGGGACTATGAACCTTAACGAGCTTGCCGAGTCCACCGTTTTCGGCAAGAGCCGCCGCAGCCTTAGCCGCATCCTCGTTGAATAGCTTTGCGGCCTTTTCCGCTTCGATTTTGGAGGCATACCTGACTCCCTCCACCGATCCGTCAACCGTATGATAAACCTCCCATGCACCATCGGCCAGTTGACGAGCTTCGTACCGATTATGCACCCAAACCGAAAAGCCCCAGTCGTCAGCTCCGACGAAGTAGGTGTGATCTTCTGCTACACGGATGTTGAAGACAGGTACTTCCCGGTTTGTCTCTTCAACGCGCTGCACCATCGTCGTGGTGTCGTCATGGCCGAGAATGGCATCGCCTGCCTTTAGTTTGGCTACCGGTGTCCAGCCCTGTCCAGCCACGAAGAACGGATGCTCAGCCGTTGTCTCAATTGTGCGGCCGCCGACTTGAACTTCCCAGATAGGAGCTGAAAGCCGGAACAGTTCTTCGACGGCACTGGCTCGAACCGGGGCATCAGGTTGATCTTCCGGGCGGGAAAGGATGGCATCGCCAACTTTCAGGTCTTCAATGAAGCACGACCCGCCTGGAACCAAAATGGGCGTGCCAGCTGCAAAACACGTTTTTTGTAGGACGAGCAGACTCGTTTTGTGTATTTTGGAGACCGTTTGCGATATCGTACTTCCTTCATCAAACAATTTGGCCAGGACATGCGAAACATCCTTCAAGTGGTCAAGGTGTTTGAGATTGCGCAATTTCTCCATCAACACCAAGAGCTTGGCAGGCTTAGTGGCCGCGGATGCCGCACCAGCGGTTAGGGCCGTCTCGCCTAAGGTTTGGACGATTTCCCATGTGATTGCACCGGAAATTCTTCCTCGCTGCTCAGGCGTTAGCTCGTTGTACTTGGTTGCCAACTCCGCCATCACAGTCACCATGATCAGTTGTGCCTGGGCGTGGCTGGTGGCCAGAGCCCTCAACTTTTCTGGATCACCCTCGGTAAGGGCTTCGATGTGCTGATTGATCGAGTTCTCTAAAAACTCATTGGCCTTCGTGGCGGCATTTACCACAAAATTGGTTGCCGCCTCAAGCATCTCCCTCGCTTTGTTAGCATCGGCCACCTCCTGATCAAGCGCCCTGCTATCTCCCAGAATATACTTCTGAGCTAACGCCCCGGTGACCCGCACGGGAGTCGTATTGAGATGCCACGTAAATTTCGCAATACTCCACAAGCTTGTTACGTTGCCCCAGGCACCATCGTAGAAGAAACCAGTAGCGAAGCCTTGATAGTAGCTTGGGTCGAGTTGATCGCCGCTCCACTGTGCCTTGTTTAGCTCGCCAAGTAGACGCAACGATTGACGGTCGAGTTCATCTAAAGTTTTTTGAAGTTCGCCTTGTTGGGTGGCAGACTGATTCGTCAGCCCTTCGATACCAATCTCAGCAGGTATGATGTTCGACGAAGTGTTGATGCTTTGGCCAACGACATCGACAGAGCTTGCAGGGCTTTCGCCCGTATTGGCGATTGGAAGTGGGCCGGACTCTAAGAACTTTCCGATGCGACTACTAGTAACGTCTGTAACCGAAGATGGGATTGATATCTGAGAATTTGTATTTTGAGGTTCGCCGGATGTATCTTCGGAACCTTGTTCTGCACCGTTACTTTCATGCTCTCCGTAGGAAGTGTTGGATGCGACTGGGTGGGATGCATGGGTGGCTTGCTGCTGTTCTTTCCTTTCCACTTCCGCATCTTTTTCGGAAAGCGATTTGACTACTTCTGCCTGTTCCTCGCCAACGAGTTGATCTCGGACGGCATCGGCTTCCGCTAGGAGATA
Above is a genomic segment from Blastopirellula marina containing:
- a CDS encoding restriction endonuclease fold toxin, translated to QTSRRSGLLPFGLRPHSSSPLRFLLPNPNSHNGGPGFWGISESKRDTTILALDLQQIEDTANADYVAAAAIAGHLETYNKAILEATANYSTNAAAASYSFNRKVAQQEKSLRLSVQQNRATVVQATDGATNQLTISLSDNDSTNQSNEVAAQLAGVSVIDTQLASPFSNFLKEKAAGQSQAASNLDIETQDWIRDVILSYEIYSSASAGANSQFADIRENTIYDHAMLTASSQKQATTSIASSYQQNGDTFAAAVAAYHDAEAQAHRDHRIAVEKAERQYEFDNDAAARDASIAAAATAFANAAKSYTDAYYAAAVSADGQHRVTIAKADSNHENNVGQSRLRGTSTIADAQVTLVQTDAAASRTLQETIADLDQAFAQFKATDAYDQIVNSLASNSDPWSTKELTITEAQRDGQLLILQETHNFQDTQAAATEAYLLAEADAVRDQLVGEEQAEVVKSLSEKDAEVERKEQQQATHASHPVASNTSYGEHESNGAEQGSEDTSGEPQNTNSQISIPSSVTDVTSSRIGKFLESGPLPIANTGESPASSVDVVGQSINTSSNIIPAEIGIEGLTNQSATQQGELQKTLDELDRQSLRLLGELNKAQWSGDQLDPSYYQGFATGFFYDGAWGNVTSLWSIAKFTWHLNTTPVRVTGALAQKYILGDSRALDQEVADANKAREMLEAATNFVVNAATKANEFLENSINQHIEALTEGDPEKLRALATSHAQAQLIMVTVMAELATKYNELTPEQRGRISGAITWEIVQTLGETALTAGAASAATKPAKLLVLMEKLRNLKHLDHLKDVSHVLAKLFDEGSTISQTVSKIHKTSLLVLQKTCFAAGTPILVPGGSCFIEDLKVGDAILSRPEDQPDAPVRASAVEELFRLSAPIWEVQVGGRTIETTAEHPFFVAGQGWTPVAKLKAGDAILGHDDTTTMVQRVEETNREVPVFNIRVAEDHTYFVGADDWGFSVWVHNRYEARQLADGAWEVYHTVDGSVEGVRYASKIEAEKAAKLFNEDAAKAAAALAENGGLGKLVKVHSPDSAADALAKRLGGESRVKFSNGPGNEFDAVSDLYVAQSKPANFVVNKVFRDQAKATFETAIQSGRKPYFHFEGPPHRDVLRKLEEYGKRYGVEPVIDFTPLN